One Candidatus Sulfotelmatobacter sp. genomic region harbors:
- a CDS encoding glycosyltransferase has translation MSRFPDRWRVFFAQPPAAGADDPWRPRQEGNVTYFTVPFLKPGTTSRAYNALAGTRPGRFLIERVAEHHLRARLRSLGVEPRPVALVSNIYCPGAVSRLNAQLVFYDFNDSPFQFSRVPVWARGYWQRTLDQVDALFVVSEYYRRQLESQTSRPLTVIGNGVEWSHFATPRPEPPEMRSLPRPRIGYLGLLSHFLDFDVLEALRRARRGGTVVLIGPQSPAVADPLREFAAREGVAVLGARPYEQIPAYVQALDVGVIPFRAKDEFVQGINPNKVYQYLAAGLPVVTTPVLDLSPRPPHLWFGTDPISFVSRVEEALASPASADQRRELARDFDWDRLAARMVQVIESRLAA, from the coding sequence CCCGCGCCAGGAGGGAAACGTCACCTATTTCACGGTGCCGTTCCTCAAACCCGGCACCACCAGTCGCGCCTACAACGCGCTCGCGGGCACTCGGCCTGGCCGGTTCCTGATCGAGCGGGTCGCCGAGCACCACCTGAGGGCCCGCCTGCGCTCGCTGGGAGTGGAACCGCGGCCGGTCGCGCTGGTCTCCAACATCTACTGTCCGGGCGCTGTTTCACGGCTCAACGCCCAGTTGGTATTCTATGACTTCAACGATAGCCCCTTTCAGTTCTCCCGCGTGCCGGTCTGGGCGCGAGGGTACTGGCAGCGCACCCTCGACCAGGTGGATGCCCTGTTCGTGGTTTCCGAATACTACCGGCGGCAGCTCGAGAGCCAGACCTCACGTCCCCTGACGGTGATCGGCAACGGTGTCGAATGGTCGCATTTCGCGACCCCTCGTCCCGAACCCCCCGAGATGAGGTCGCTGCCGCGGCCTCGAATCGGCTATCTCGGCCTCCTGTCGCATTTTCTGGATTTCGACGTGCTCGAGGCCCTGCGCCGGGCGAGGCGGGGGGGCACGGTGGTGCTGATTGGCCCCCAGTCGCCGGCGGTCGCTGACCCGCTCCGGGAATTCGCGGCGCGGGAGGGGGTGGCGGTGCTCGGGGCCAGACCCTACGAGCAGATTCCGGCCTACGTCCAGGCCCTCGACGTCGGGGTGATTCCTTTTCGGGCGAAGGATGAGTTCGTGCAGGGTATCAATCCCAACAAGGTTTATCAGTACCTCGCCGCAGGTCTCCCCGTGGTCACCACTCCCGTACTCGACCTGAGCCCCAGGCCCCCTCATTTGTGGTTCGGCACCGATCCCATTTCCTTCGTGAGCCGAGTGGAGGAAGCGCTCGCTTCCCCGGCCTCGGCCGATCAGCGCCGCGAGCTGGCGCGCGACTTCGACTGGGATCGGCTGGCGGCGAGAATGGTGCAGGTCATCGAGAGCCGTCTCGCGGCGTGA